GGCATTCGGTCCGGTGCACCCGGGCTGCCATGCGACCTCCGCCGGTCCTTCACACCACCTTTCCGACACCACGCTTCCTTCTCTCGAGATTCCGTACGGCCGCCTCCTAGAGAGCGTCGTGCAGGATGACCGGAACTTCGTATCGCCGCCGATTCGGAATCGCGGCAGACCCCAGAGGGGAAAATCGGCCGCGTGCCAGAGCGACGCGGTTCCCGAAATAGACCGTGCAGTCGCCGAGGATGAGGTCCAGATGGAGGTTCCGCCGGGGATTCCTTGCGTCTGCACCCCCGATGCCGAGGTGAAAGCTCGCGACACGCTCGTTCAAGAGGATGTCGGAAGGCACGAAGCCGGGGATGCCGTCATTGGTTCCGATTCCAATTTCGACGACTTCGTTCGTTTGAGGGACGCTCAAAAACTCCTCCACGAGGTCTCGGACGAGCCGGTGGCGGCACGCGACGTCGGAAACTTTCCCTCGGGAAATTCGGAGGGTCAGCGGATTCCCTGCCAGGCGCGCGTCCAGGGGCCAGCCGAGGTTGGAGCCGATCGCTCCGTCGACGACGATAACCCCGTCCACGTCGGCGCTTCTCGTATTCACCTCGGAAGGAGGCAGCACGCCCGGATATCCGTCCGCGCACTCGCCGTAGGTGTTGGCCCATGGCGTCGTCGGGTCGAGGCCCACCTCGAGGCGCGTGCCCCGCTCGCTCCGCACGGTCAGGCGGCCGGCGCGGCGCGCGGCGCCGATCAGAGCCCAGTTGCGCCGGCGAAGCGCGGCTTGCGTACGGCGGAACCCGCCGCGGATCGTCTCCGGCGTCGCTCCGAACAAACGGTAGGCGGACGGCGCTCCGTCATGGTTCTTCAGGTACTGCCGCAACTCCTGCGTGTGGTGGCTCAGTCCCGACTCGAGAAACAGCGCCGCGCATCGCCCCTCGAGCTGCTCCCGGATGGCTGGCCATGTCTTTTTCGCGGAGACGGTCCGGACCGGGAAGCCGGCGCGGGCCGCAATCTCGCCCAAGGCGAAGGAGACCGCCTTCACTCGGGGATCGTAGACGAAGACCGCGGTCTTCCCGGGGGCGAGATGCAGATAGTCGGAGAGAAGCGACGAGGCGCCCGCGAGGAATTCCTCGTCGTCGGCGAGCTCGCGGCCGGCCGTCTCAGCGCGAGGACCGGGCCGCCGCCCGCGCACTCTTGCTCCTCGCCTTTCCTTTCCGCGAATTCCCCGACTTGGCGAACTTGAGGCAGGCGAGCGCGTGGCCCGACGGAGCGATTTCGTCCGAATAGAAGATCAGGTCGACCGACGGGAAGACGTGTCGCGTCGCGCGCCGGAGCACTTCCTGCTGCTCTTTGGTGAGCTCCAGGTTGATGCGCTTCGTGGCGAGTATGTCGATCGCCCACGTTGCCTCGCGCCGCGAAAGGCGCTTTCGGAAACCGGCCACCCTCTTTGCCTGTGCTGCCATAAGGCCTCCTGGCTTGTGCCCTCTGTCCCCTCCACGGACGGACGAGATCGAGGTCGCTCGCCAGGTGATTATCGCACCCGCCGGTCCTGCTGCCGACGGGGAAGGCGCTCAGCGCGCCGCGGCGAGAACCGGCCGCTCCCCGCGGACCCACTCGACGCACGACCGGAAGAGCGCGAGGCCGGCGGCGTTTCCGACGATCTCCTCCGAACAGCGGTCGGGATGCGGCATCAGGCCCACGACGTTTCCGGCGGCGTTGCAGATTCCGGCGATCGCCTCTTCGGATCCGTTCGGGTTGGAGGCGTCGCTTCGCCGGCCGTCGGCCTCGACGTAGCGGAACACGATCCGGTTCTCTCGCTCGAGCCGGGCGAGCTCGTCCGGCGAGGCGGTGAAGTTGCCCTCGCCGTGCCCGATCGGCATCCGGACGATCTCGCCGCGGGCGTACGCCGCCGTCCAGGGCGTCCGGTTGTTTTCGCACGCGAGATGCACGTCCTGGCAGAGATACCGGAGCGTCTTGTTCACGCGGAGAGCGCCGGGCAGGAGACGCGCCTCGCAGAG
The genomic region above belongs to Thermoanaerobaculia bacterium and contains:
- the purQ gene encoding phosphoribosylformylglycinamidine synthase subunit PurQ, which encodes MKFAIAVFPGSNCEHDCFHIVRDLLGCQAEYVWHHETDLKAPDAVILPGGFAYGDYLRSGAMARFSPVMGPIAEFAAKGGPVVGICNGFQVLCEARLLPGALRVNKTLRYLCQDVHLACENNRTPWTAAYARGEIVRMPIGHGEGNFTASPDELARLERENRIVFRYVEADGRRSDASNPNGSEEAIAGICNAAGNVVGLMPHPDRCSEEIVGNAAGLALFRSCVEWVRGERPVLAAAR